The sequence ttttttcttcttcttcttatactttttatttcttattcatAATTGTCTtctttatttgtatattttaaaaaaatattatgaatgagaagaaaaatagaataaaaaatgataatgatgatgatgaaaaaaagatatcgaaattttttatataaaacacaaataaaatagaaatgacataaaaatttattatataaaacacaaaaatcatTGCAATGATTTGGTTAATTTATCTCAGTGCTGATGAGTAGTAAACTTGTCAATAAATTAATGATGATATTTCAAACAACATCAGTCAAGTGAAGATAACACACTAACTACCCTTCTAAATTCTAAGACCTTTGTCCCTAGGCTTAATTTATTAATTgggtaaagtattattttggttTTAACATTCAATTAAATTTCAATTTGGTCTTTAATATTTTAAATGTCATATTTCAGTTCTAAAAACCTTAAACATTATATTTCAATCTCAAAAAAAATTTAAGCGGATTTAATATTATCTCACAATTAAATTTAACACAAACAATATACATATTGATAAAGAGGTAATAGTATTCGATTTTAGTATCTATGAAGATTAAAATTGATTCACAACGATCACTAATATAAaagttttttctttgattttgaagCGTTTATGGTTGATTGTTAAGATTTGGAGTTTtgtacaaaaagaaaattaaagagaataagTATtacaaaaatgttttaattatgtAGATATGACTTAACTAGTAATGTTATTAATGTCCATATCACTCATTCTGATAGCTATTAATGTTAAATTTAATAGTAGGACAACGTTGAacctatttaaaattttttgaggcAAAAATAGAACGTTTGAAACATTAGACACTAAATTAGAATTTAGCACAAACATTGAGAGATGAAAATAGTACTTTAtccttattaattaaattatcattATACAGCTTGCAAATTGATTCTTGTGATTTAGCTATATAGCTAGCTCATATGAACATaagttttcttttatattttaattaagatCAATATGAACATAAGAACCTCCGAAAGAATAAGGATATAATTAAGGCTAGTATTAGCTCCCTTTTTCCTTAACAAATAAAGTCTAATCATTAGTCTAAGTTGTTGTTACATTAGCCTAATTGATTCTTGACTTTCATTCTTGCTGTTTCACTGCActgaagataaaataataatagcCTAATTATTTTATAGCATGGTTGATCTAACCGCTACTTTGAAAAATTACAATTAATtagattaattttttaatataactgCTGTGCATATCACTATTTCATCATGCAGCAATGATGAAGTACAATAAATTTCGGTCATCAAattagtatatatatttttatatgcaTTGATTAATTTTtgataatataattataaaaaaaatattaagtgattattttttttaattattgtctcGTAGTTAAACTAACactaatcctttttctttttggGAGACAACTATTTGTAACTCTTCACTTGGGTTTTTTCATTTGTAGGGACACATCAGACCTAATTATCAGATTGACTTTAAAAAATACATTTTATAAGATTCTAAATGTATTTGGATATAACTTTAACAATACTCTTATTAAAAGAGGATTTCTGATAATATTTTTAGatatataaaaattctttacaGTAAAAGATAGATAGAAACAAAAaatgttattaaatatttttttccaaaTTTGTTTTAAAGTAAGTTCCGATTAAATTAGTTAGAGTTGACGACTGACTTAATTCTACACtatatttctattttattgtGCCTTGATTTTGAAATACCGTACAATGGAAACAGGATAGTGATAGTGCTAAATTAAGCTCAACCACTAATTAGTAGGGGTGGTAACGGGGCGGGTAGGGACGGATTTTTGCTTTATCCGATCTTGTTCTGTCGTATAACAATCTGCATAAAATCTGTCTCGTTTTTATCTGCGGGTAATAAAACGTTGAATCCTAACCCGTCCTTATGGTACCCGTTCCGCCCCTACCCgtccctataattattaaaattcaataaataaaattaaattttaaaatttatataaccatcatcacatgcataacataaattaaagtaaaaatttaaatatgatacaatattattaatcatttatACTGCTGTAatttttcataaattaattttTCTCACGGACTAGCATCGTAAAATCCTTAAAAATCTATTTGATATTCTTTTTTTAGagacttattattattatttattaaagaaAGAAGACTCGAACCTACAACTTTTTAATTGAGTATAGGAAGACTATGTcatttaagctataatttattagCTGAAAACATGCTTAGACCACTCGGCCATCCTGACCTTGttggtattattattattattcgttTGGTCaccaaccaaaaataaaataacaggaTTTAAAAAAGTCTACAAGTTTTCCGGTCAGCgttttcctctttctttttctttgggaaGCTTTGTTGACTTTTCAACGGAATTATGCCcttataaatttcaaaatcttgtGGGTTGTTTGTTTTGATGACTTAAataaagtaaacaaaaaaaattaagaaggGAACTGTTTGAATAGAAGGAtaggtttttttttaaattatttttaggtGAATGTTAGGATGTCATTTTGTACTTAAGTTATTAAAaaggtaaataaataatatttaataaattttatataatttattttttattttaaatattttattttttatttttaaaaaaattaataatttaatagaaCTCATTTTATTTTTAAACTCTTTTTAAGGAAAAGAAAATTTCATATAATAAAGTTGTAATTTTATTATCATCTTTGTCATAATATCTACCACTGTATTTACATCTTTcataattaaatgaaaattaataTATCAATTCTAATATATTATATCCCTTATTTTGAGCACTAAAATAATACTTTGTTATATCCTTTGCATTCTGTGATGGAATTAAAAAAAGTCGTTAATAAATTAACAAACTCAAACGACCGTCATATATGTTCGTAGTAGcgaaaaaattgttttaaaaatCCATTGCTAATTACTTAGTTTGAACTAAATCTTATAATACACTTATTATGACACACAAACTTGCTTCATCTAGCAAGAAATGTGTGTATTTAttagcatttaatttttttttggatcgTTGATAAAATTCTCACTTAATAGTTAATATCAACATTTCGCGCTTATAATAGAAATTCACATCAACTCAAGTAAAAAAGGACAAACAACTAAAatataaacattaaaaaaatctTCAAAATTTTTACTAATCGCTAAATCTAAGCAAAACACcataaaaacattaaaaataataatttaataccACTGAAAGATTTTTCCACTTTACATGAGAGTGAATTTAACTTACATCGATATAAGTTGTTGCTTTCATGCACGTAATAAAATAATCTTGACATGacaaagtatttaaaatattgcCCGCCggaataaataataatcaaacgtAATATAGGAATGGTTTAATTACTTTCTTAGTCtctataattttgtaaaatttttaattaggtccttgtatttttttttttaatcaagttCTTGAACcaagtttttttttaattgggtctctatactttttttttctttttatttggatccctgcaccaatttcTTTTTAGTtcggtccctataaaattaagtcaattactgttaagagggacctaattgaaaaaaaaaattagtgtaggaatctaattaaaaaaaaatataaaaacttaattaaaaatttcgcaaaactatagagactaacagagtaattaaacctataaaaATTGCGATAACTTGTTAGACTTTTATTACCTtttcttttaatatatattttaatgctATAGAAAGGCTAGAACCAGTGACAAAAGTAGTGCATGCTAATAAACAGCAAGCTATAACAAGGTTCAACTACTTAACTAGCTGTATATATAAATAATTGCAGATATAACAATTTTGTTgacaaaggagaaaaagaaagaacagTACATTGCAACTCAAATACATGCACCAATGCAAGCAtctcataaataattatatatttatataaatctttttttattattttgaatttataNNNNNNNNNNNNNTATATACATAGTATTTTATGAATAATATCAGATAACGTATTATTTTGACTCCTAACGTTTGGACCAAATTCTAATTTAGTATTTAACGTTTTAAATAATGTCCTATTTAAATCCTAAAATGTtttaagttttctatttcaatctcaacaAATTTCAAACATGTTAAATATTATGCCACAATTAAATTTGACATACACGATAAATTAGCATATTAAAGATCTAATAACGTTTAATTTTTATACATAAGTAAAATTGATCTACTAACGATCACCAATAATTACCAATGTAAaaattttgctttgattttggagcgttaattattattaattgatagaatttgaattttttttacaagaaaaaaatcaataaaaaaaatattacaaaaaagttttgattatttttttaacacacaaaaaaaaaatataacttaaCAATAATATTGtggttattttattaattatttgtatcaaatttaataatattaaatctatttaaattttttaaaacaaaaataaaatatttaaaatattaaaaaactaaattaaaatttgactCAATAATTTACCAATTTTCATTCGCCTAGTTATATATAACTCATTTAAACACTTAATAAGGTCTCTATTATTATATTTGATGAGTTAAAATTTTCACCAATTTTCACTACTACTCATGGAATATTTTGATCtcgaataaatgaccatttgtattcATAAAAAATGAAAACACTGACATATGTATTCACATTAGATCAAAATTAAACTTGTACCCACGCAAGATGCCTtctgtgtgacaaaagtaccaTACGCAGCACTTCAACCCTCCAAAGATaggatacttttgtcatacgaaGAGCATCTTCCATGAGTACAAATTTAATTTCGATTTAGTGTAGGTACATATGTCAGCATTTTCATATTTCATGAGtataaatggtcatttattcttttGATCTCTATTATCTAAATTTGATTCTAGTTTAAGAAAGACAAGAAGAAGAGAGCTTATTCTCCTATTCTGTCAACACACACTACACTACTAAATAATTTCTAGAattttccataaaaaaaaaaaaacagttaccTCTCTTCACTGCTGCCACACTATATAAAAATAGTGAGAATAAGGATTATTGTCCTCGGAATCATGTTATGTATATCCCCTTacaatttttatattaataaaattctctctctctctctctcttataatTCAAGCAAATAGGGTTAAGAAGGAACCAAAAGAATATCAAAGAGTGAATAGCCAAAAAGAAAGATGGGAAGGGCTCCTTGCTGTGACAAAGCAAATGTGAAGAAAGGGCCATGGTCTCCTGAAGAAGATGCTAAGCTCAAATCATACATACAACAACATGGCACTGGTGGCAATTGGATTGCTTTGCCTCCAAAAATTGGTAATTCATTCACTAATTATTTCAATCATTatcatcatataaaaaattatatattttttttctgggGTTTCCTCTATTTTCCTTGATCTCTGATCTTTAGTATATCCttgttcatatatatataatatgttacTAAACTAGGTTATATATATAGCTATGGTGTTTAATTTTGTAGTATACTACATAGTTCAAATATAgggaatttatttaatatttaattttgtgggttattaattaattatattatactattataggATTGAAGCGTTGTGGGAAGAGTTGCCGTCTAAGGTGGTTGAACTATCTTCGCCCTAATCTCAAGCATGGTGATTTCTCTCAAGAAGAAGACAACATTATTTGTAGCCTCTATGTTAGTATTGGAAGCaggtaattaataataataaattatcttCACTCatcattattaatatttaagAGAATTTTACAAGTACAAATTCAGTTTTATGATTTAAACtctatatttaaatttaaatgaaTTTTCAACTTTGATTATTACCTTACTACATACATACATGCATGCATATACATACATTTTCTTATGAGTAATTAGTATTATTCATGCATGGTTCTTAATTTTGTTTCCTTAATGattttctgtttatatgtatatgaaATTAacagaaatgtttggtaaccaaagaaaatcagcaaaaaacagtcataacttgccttatttaacattcattaattattacgacaattaattaatgctaaataaggcaagttctggctgttttttttttgtctacctatcATTACCCGAAATTAAATAATCCATTTTGGTTTGTGAAAAACATATATAGGTGGTCAGTTATTGCTGCTCAATTACCAGGAAGAACTGATAATGACATAAAGAACTATTGGAACACAAGGCTCAAAAAGAAGCTTCTTGGCAATAACAAGAACCGCCGCAACAAAGAACAGCAACAATTACAAGCATGTAGCAATAATAATGGAATCAACAAGCAACAAgaaacatcatcaattaatggaGGGAGTGTTATTATTGGTGATGATTCCTTATCTTCCTTATTGGTTCATGAAAATAGTAGTACtactcatcaacaacaacaacaacaacaacaacaatgttaTTGGCCACACTTCATGCCAGTGTTGCCAATACCAAATTTGCCATATAGCACAACAAATAATAACCAACAATTCTACTTAGGATCTTCTTTCAATGACCAAGATTCCATCAAGAAACTACTTATCAAGCTTGGAGGGAGATTCCATAATGATGTTGATTATCATAATTACCATCCTACCCTTGGTGATGGATTATTGAATCATCTTCATCAATCACAAGGTACTACTACTTATTATTCTAATAATTCAACACAACAACAAGTACTTTATCATCAAGAACAAATACAATTTGATGATGGTAATAATGGACTTCATCATGATGAAATGGTGCAAAGAAAAGGAAACCTCAAcaatgaaattgaagaagaaatggtGGGTAATACTAATTTTATTCCACAAAGATTATTAAATAATGGGTTGGGGTTCTTCCATGGAGACATGGTTTTCAGTGAGGATAAGATCATAATAGGCTCTACTACTACTAGGCCTAATTGGGGTGAGAATAGTAGTGGCAATTCAGTAATTTACCACCCTCTTATTTCTTCTTCAAATTACCAAGAAGATCAAGGTGTAAGGCCATCAGAAGAATGTGCTTTGCAAGAGTATAGCACTATAGCCACCATGAGGACCAATAGTAGCAATAGCATGCTTCATGTACAATAATAATTATACTGTGTACATTATTAATGTATTAATCAACAATGGTATTACTAGCTAGCCATTTGAAgcaaattaaataattaagggAATGAAGCTTGTAATTTGATTTTGattatatgtgattatgattattaaaaatcatcatatatatatatatatatagaggtcACTTTAGTATGTCTATATTACGGTAGTTATGATATTTTACAAAATATTGCTAAAATTAAAGTAACACATTTTGAATATTCagcaatattttttaaaaagtgtTGTTAAAAAAATGTtatcaaaatataaaagaaatgtgactttaattttaacaaaaaaatatgaatGATTATATATCTAATACATCTCCTCAAATAATTTGAGagttattttttggatttttttttttttgtataattattctttttgttgatctttttatttgtcttatgttatttttatttttatttttagggtttatctaaCTTTTTGAATGTCATAGTTTAGTGTATAATAATGAATAATAGAGtattgtatgtatataatatataatattgttAATCACATCAtcataagtgagaataattgatatCACCTTCACTGTTTAATTAGCATATGCACAGGTTGAAGAACAAATTCAAGTTTTGGGAGTATGATAATAAGTAACTCACAAGGAATTAAGGGGCACTAATTAACTTGGTACGGCATATCATATAGTTATAGTTATAGTAGCTAGTCAGAATTGGATGTGTGGTAGGTCTATAAATTAATTCATCttatgaaaaatagaatgaatgTGGATGCACATGCTATCAAGTAATTAATTCGTTGGCCGTATCTGTTTGACCGTTAATCTTCTCAGTTCCCACCTAAAGTCATTATTTTTACATGCCCAAATGTATAGCATacatatcattttttttttaattaagagtGAGATTCGAACTCGTTATTTTTAAATGAGTATAAAAAACTATGTTATTTGAGCTATATCTCATTGCATAGTATACATATAATATACATGTATAAGATATAAACAAAATGACCGTTAAATATCTAATAATCAGTTATACCTTTTCTTATAACTTATTAAGTCTAAACTTTTGAAAAGAATGATTTTATGTTNNNNNNNNNNNNNNNNNNNNNNNNNNNNNNNNNNNNNNNNNNNNNNNNNNNNNNNNNNNNNNNNNNNNNNNNNNNNNNNNNNNNNNNNNNNNNNNNNNNNNNNNNNNNNNNNNNNNNNNNNNNNNNNNNNNNNNNNNNNNNNNNNNNNNNNNNNNNNNNNNNNNNNNNNNNNNNNTAATGTTtatattatatgtataaaattaagaatattaaattaataatactGTATTTGTAAATTAAGTAACTGTAATAATTAAGTATACTCTTCGAAATATTTCAGGAATTTACTACAATTGAATCCATAAAGTATTCTTTTTATAGTTAGTTACAATAATAAGTggtataattttatttaaagcTACATGAATATTGATCATTTAATCTcaactatatatatacatgaataTATACACACACCTACAAATTACTAGAGATATAATAATTATTTATgtgtcttctttttattattttaNNNNNNNNNNNNNNNNNNNNNaaaattaaatatattaaaaaaaatttatttaaaaaatatattaaaaatataattattcatattatttatttttattattttaaactttaaaaaaaataatatcatgACACAAATATTGAGTTTTATATATCATATGTACTCATCAGTCAAAGCCATCAATAGGAATAAGTTTCTGTAGCTAGAGAATATTAATAATCTAGATAGACAACAATTGGTGGCTCAATTTTTTCGTTATGGAACCATAAATGTGATGTGCCTGGATATAAAAATAGGGCGTGCTAGACAAAATTGTGGGACAGTTAGAACTCGGACTCTGCGAGTTCTGTGTTAGCAAAAATTACTTAACAAATCGGAGGGTCTGATTTGGAAGGggctaaaatttgaatttcatagCATGCAAATCGGATGGTgcgttttgtatatatatataaatttttgtatgaatcCATATTTTTATCTACAACTCGGACCGTCCGACAAGTTATGAAAAACTCGCATGGTCCGATTTGTGATGTTCTCATACCACACACAGGTCAAACACCTCTCTTCTCTATAACCATATCCAACCCAACCTTTGCCTccatattgaaattaaaaaacgCACAATTGGTATATAAATATGAAGCAGCAGTAACTTTATATTATATTTTCCTATATTATATATACCCACACACGCAATCTAATGCTTATTGGATATAAGTTTGTGAAATCAATAATTATGNNNNNNNNNNNNNNNNNNNNNNNNNNNNNNNNNNNNNNNNNNNNNNNNNNNNNNNNNNNNNNNNNNNNNNNNNNNNNNNNNNNNNNNNNNNNNNNNNNNNNNNNNNNNNNNNNNNNNNTTATGGTGTATAtagaaaattaatataaaatatgtattaaaataaaaatatattaaaaataaggaTAAAGTATTGAATTGATCTTTACATTTTGGTATAATCCTGTTttagtctttaaaatttaaagtgtcttatttgaatctaaaaaaattttatt is a genomic window of Arachis ipaensis cultivar K30076 chromosome B06, Araip1.1, whole genome shotgun sequence containing:
- the LOC107648564 gene encoding transcription factor MYB36-like, which produces MGRAPCCDKANVKKGPWSPEEDAKLKSYIQQHGTGGNWIALPPKIGLKRCGKSCRLRWLNYLRPNLKHGDFSQEEDNIICSLYVSIGSRWSVIAAQLPGRTDNDIKNYWNTRLKKKLLGNNKNRRNKEQQQLQACSNNNGINKQQETSSINGGSVIIGDDSLSSLLVHENSSTTHQQQQQQQQQCYWPHFMPVLPIPNLPYSTTNNNQQFYLGSSFNDQDSIKKLLIKLGGRFHNDVDYHNYHPTLGDGLLNHLHQSQGTTTYYSNNSTQQQVLYHQEQIQFDDGNNGLHHDEMVQRKGNLNNEIEEEMVGNTNFIPQRLLNNGLGFFHGDMVFSEDKIIIGSTTTRPNWGENSSGNSVIYHPLISSSNYQEDQGVRPSEECALQEYSTIATMRTNSSNSMLHVQ